In Myxocyprinus asiaticus isolate MX2 ecotype Aquarium Trade chromosome 12, UBuf_Myxa_2, whole genome shotgun sequence, the DNA window aaacagcattaactagcagaattcctggtgaagatctacactacccatgatcctgaaggaaatgatccaccaatcagagaatcgcggccAGCAAAGCATGCCAAAAGGGCTTTGCAGCAACCgcacactcccatgatgcactgtgaatgatgcaatcaagtctctcttcctacactctcaaactacttgtatatttgaaACTATCTGAACATTTTGCACAAACAAAATGCTTCTATACTTATaaccaacaactttaaatcaatagcttATCTTCCCAtcgtttttaaagggatagttcacccaaaaatataaattctctcatcatttacttacccttatatcaccccagatgtgtatgactttctttcttctgcagaaaacaaatgaagatttttagatgaatttctcagctcttttggtccatacagtgcaagtgaattggtgacataattttgaagctccaaaaattccataaaccagcacaaaagtaatccataagactccagtagttaaattaatatcttcagaagcgatatgattggtgtgggtgagaaacagatcactttcacattcttcctcttcctctttttctttttttttaaatgttattttatccccttttctcccaatttggaatgcccaattcccactacttattaggtcctcgtggtggggcggttactcacctcaatccgggtggcagaggacaagtctcggttgcctccgcttctgagaccgtcaatccgcgcatcttatcacgtgactcgtgcatgacactgcagagactcacagcatgtggaggctcatgctactctccgcaatccacacacaaattaccacgtgccccattgagagcgaaaaccactaattgtgaccatgaggaggttaccccatgtgactctaccctccctagcaaccgggccaatttggttgcttaggagacctggctggagtcactcagcacaccctggattcgaactcacgactccaggtgtggtagtcagcatcaatactcgctgagctacccaggccccctcacattcttcctcttgagtttttggtgattcatattcttcatgcataccgccaaCTACTGGACAGGGAAAAGAATTTCAAgcacaaaatgacttaaatattggtctgcttctcaccaacacctatcatatcgctaagAGAAATAGGGATTAAAacacttatgctgcctttatgtgctttttggtgcgtaaacattttggtcaccattcacttgcattgtatggacctacagaactgaaataatcttcttaaaataataatttgtgaagaaagaaagtcatacacatctgggagtgcatgagagtgagtaaattatgagaaaattaaaatttttgggtgaactatcactttaattcagttacgtaattcacagtgcttcatgggattgtagtcattaccttattaaaaacattaatgacacagtcttgtaccttttgtctttttagctgattttcaaacacttttttgttttaaatcaaagtttgtaatgttgtgattcacctgagctggttggtttggttcatggcttacaactcacttccagaaccaagacggctgaaaagtgggcaggcactgttgcactcctTTGTAGACCTTTGTGGTAATGCTTAGAAACATATTTTATACAATTAAAACTTTTACACCAAACACAACATCTGTGAGAGACCGTGAAGGGCACAAGCAGAACCATCCAACCTCTACAGCATCGTACAGCACATGTATTTTATAGCATACGGCATCTAGAGGGAGGCTCCAGGAACCTTTGGTGTCATGATGGCATCTCAGGAGCATTTAGTGTCAAGAGTCCACATTCAAAAATTGACTATTAGGACCTTCTccaattatataaacaaactctTTAAGACAGAGTGTTCAAATATTTGTTCTCCCCAGCAAGAGATGTCAACATAGAGGTCATGTCACCGATTGCCATATTGGAGAGGCCACTAGGCAGAGTGATGGATGTCTGGGGTGTGGTGAGACGGGAGGATGTCTGAGAGGAGCATGGGTGGTGTCCCATCGGGGGATTTATTGGACTGTAAGTTGAAGGCTCAGGGTCATCGATAATGGAAGCAAAGTCAATCTGAGCATTCTCCAAGTCCAGGTGTTCTAAGGCATTAGACATTGGCGCGGGGTCGGAGTAGACCATCGAAGAAGGTTTTTCACCAGGGTCCATCCCTGTCAGGTGTTGCTGAGCCAGACATGGATCATCCTGGGATTCCAGAGTCTTTTCTATGTCATGATGCATGTGGATCTGACCTGTGTAGTACATGGGATTGTTATTATTGGTGAAGTTTTCTGAATACTGCTGTTGTTGTTGAACTGGTGGCAATCGTACCGCTCTTCTAGGACTGGTGGTGGAGTGGATGGGACTGAGTTGAGGTGGGCTTCCCAGGCTATAAAGGCTGTTCTGGCGACTCAGCGGCTTCCTCCCTTGAGGTGGCCGTGGCACCATGTCCTGGCCATAGCAGGAATGGTCCTTAACTGGCACTGAACTGGGAACTCGATTGTGTGGTGGGCTCATCACACTCTGATTTGGGTAACCTTGGTAAGTGTTGCCATGATAAAGCATCTGGTTGGCTTGTTGATTTTGAGGGCTGTGCTGCATCATCGCTGTTTGTCCCCCCAAGTCCAAGCTGTCTGTCTTCCCAGATAGTTCCTGTTGCTGTTCCCACAATAGAGCCTGCTGTGACTGCACGTAGTTCCTCACCATCATCTCCTTCATCTGATGCATCGGTGTCTGCGTCCTGCGGCTCTCTGTCAGTGAGCCGAGACTTACACCTCCACTGTTGGGGAATGATCCAGTTTGGCTTTGCTGCTGAAGACTGGCTTGTGTTCCTGTCTGGCCATGATGGAAATCACAGTTAGCATTGGAAGATCTTCCCATTAAGCCTTGGGCTTGTGACTGCGGTGGATAACCCTGTATATTCCCCGTATGGTGATGCTGGTGTAGAGTTTTGGTATTCTGGCAGGAACTCGATGCTCCCATGGAGGGATGGAACTGCTCTGGTTTTATCGTAACTCTCTGAGGGTCAGAGGTAGGATTGTATACACCCTGTTGAGGGTAGTGCTGCCCTTGCATGACTCCACCCTGGTATTGCAAGCCAGTCTGGGGGCTATGGAGCTGGCCGGTCTGTCCCCAGGGCCCTGACCCATTGCTCGGCTGCCCCTGGCTGGGATAATGTGGACCAGATGGGCTGAGTTGACAGGTGCTCATGCTGTACTCTGCCTGCTGTAGAAGACTGTTTGCAATGTCAGTCTGGCCCTGGTACTGGCCTTCCATCTGAGTCTGGTAGACTTGATCAATGCTtcccaggccttcttgtccaggAGAGAGCTGGCCAGCATTGTGAGGGTGGTGCTGAGGTTGTTGGTAACCCATGTAGGCTTGGTCTCCACCCTGCGTCATGTTGCTTTCTGCGGCGTTCCCATGAGAGTCCATGGCCATGGCTTCCATCATGACATTTTCAGTAATGCTCGGTGGGCGCGGTGAGTACAAATGCCTGCTGAGAGTGGCATCCGACCCACACTGCTGCAGTGCATTGCGGCGACTCATGAGGGACACGTTACTCAAACTGTTGAAGCGTTGCACTTTGGGTAAGCCCTGTGGGTCACTGCCTGAGTGTACTGGGTCACTGGCACGTCTTGTGTTGTTTCCCGGTGCCTGATGCGGGTAGATCACTCCTGTGCCATACTCAGTATTGGCACTGTGCCTTCTTGTGCCCCCTTGCTGCAGGAATGGAGGAAGAGGCTGGCCATGGCATTCTCTTAAGAATCTGACATGTCTGCCGGGAGTGCAAGGTTGGTCCATGTTGGGTAAAGGGGTGGGTGGTGGGCCACCGGTTGCAGCTGCATATTTAGCCTTCAGACTGTACTGCTGCGCAGGGGTGAGATTCGGTAGACCTGGCAACCCACCAGCATTCTGGCATGGTCCACCTCTTTGGCTGTTCTGAGGAGACAGTGGGCCACCAGGCACATCATTACCCATCACAGACTGGCAGAGACCACTCTGACCCACCTGAGACACGTCACTGGAGCGTCTACTCGATAGATAGGGAGAGACCATGGATGAACGACGGCTCACTGTGTAGGCTGAACTGAGGCTGCTGGTGCCACTGCCACGCCGATCGTTTGGTGGGCATGACATACCCATCCCGCCAACTCCACCCAGCTCTGGGGCAGAAAGCTCCATGACACGACGGTTGGAGAGCAAAGGTGAGGGCGCACACATGCCTATGATCTCTCCTGGGGCTGAAAAGAGAAGAGACTGAAGATTGGTAAGCCTGAAAATTATTCACAAGCAGAAATTCACTTTAGTATATCAGCACAGACTGTAGACAACAAAACAAGACTGCAAAAATCCCTATCCTTGATTAGGGTCACATGCTATCACCTCTCCCGGTCCTGAAAAGAGTAAAAAACTAAGCTGATTTAGCATGACAATTATTCAAAAGCAGAATTTCACTTTAATCTCACATCACACTGATtgcataaaattacataaaatattaagatttgttttcagagaatgtattttggatataaatgtgtgttttgtcttgttcACTCATAAGCATACACGTCACTAAATATTAATGAAAAGTGAGAAAaatctagtttttctgccaatgaaacaagacaaaacactaacattaaagatacattttctaaaaatgtatctgtCTTAAAAGCAATTTGGCTCCTTGAGAAAATAAATTACATCTTGTTTTAGGGATGttcagacaaaaatactgattaagaatagGTATTTTATAGCATGCTCTAATGATGTAATCCTGGAAATGCAATTAAAGATAAAATGTCTCGTTTGTGCAAGGATTTTATCTGTTCTTGACTGTCTTTTTACCTGAGAGGGCTGGTAGTTTATTCCCTGTACTCCGCCCGGGTGATGTTGGCCGGCGAATCTGTTTCAGTTTGTCAATCTTTAAGTTTTCCAGCCTCTTCAAGGCCTGTACAGACATGCACATTCCCCCTGACCCAACACCACCACTTGACTCTGACAGACCAGTGTTCCTGGTCTCCTCTTGCGTTGTCAGGTCCTCAAGACTACCCGCTGCATTCAGGTTCATCTCAACACCACTGTCATTGTTGTTAGCACTGCCAATTGGAGAACGTTCACTACTGCAGGATGACTGGCCACCAGGGCTTGGCTGAGATTTCTAGAGGACAAATGAGTCAAGATAATGTGTAAGGGGACAGAATGGAATTCTGACTAACAGGCTTCACTAATCTTCTTATTATACAAGTGAATATGTATAGCAGTGTGCCTCTGATTAAATGTTTCCTTTAAGGTAAAGATGGTAAATAAACAG includes these proteins:
- the LOC127449544 gene encoding zinc finger protein GLI1-like — protein: MKAQSSLQRLAPTVRSLYSEVSSVCVALPSDQPPDSREMYNPSMTPGACMDPYMRPPHAPPPHSMMGHRGMPPPEGGSGAPYCNQSMMTSHHNLSHNQPGLEHMGRGDASCFSTPRSMLKLSKKRALSISPLSDASVDLQTVIRTSPNSLVAFVNSRCGQNAASSYGHLSLGTMSPSLGYSNSMNYPSRAQGSMYSTPLGHPSPSCHGPPPRLPPHNTRLHAPPKHTHLKTEPVLGSVMDRINIKNLEEHSEGDVASPSSTGTQDPLLGLLEGRDDLDKEEKPEPEAIYETNCYWESCSKEFDTQEQLVHHINNEHIHGEKKEFVCHWKDCSREQRPFKAQYMLVVHMRRHTGEKPHKCTFEGCNKAYSRLENLKTHLRSHTGEKPYVCEHEGCNKAFSNASDRAKHQNRTHSNEKPYVCKIPGCTKRYTDPSSLRKHVKTVHGPEAHITKKHRGDTGPRPPGSSLTPAGQEMLIEKEERSREDCKLLAPENTLKSQPSPGGQSSCSSERSPIGSANNNDSGVEMNLNAAGSLEDLTTQEETRNTGLSESSGGVGSGGMCMSVQALKRLENLKIDKLKQIRRPTSPGRSTGNKLPALSAPGEIIGMCAPSPLLSNRRVMELSAPELGGVGGMGMSCPPNDRRGSGTSSLSSAYTVSRRSSMVSPYLSSRRSSDVSQVGQSGLCQSVMGNDVPGGPLSPQNSQRGGPCQNAGGLPGLPNLTPAQQYSLKAKYAAATGGPPPTPLPNMDQPCTPGRHVRFLRECHGQPLPPFLQQGGTRRHSANTEYGTGVIYPHQAPGNNTRRASDPVHSGSDPQGLPKVQRFNSLSNVSLMSRRNALQQCGSDATLSRHLYSPRPPSITENVMMEAMAMDSHGNAAESNMTQGGDQAYMGYQQPQHHPHNAGQLSPGQEGLGSIDQVYQTQMEGQYQGQTDIANSLLQQAEYSMSTCQLSPSGPHYPSQGQPSNGSGPWGQTGQLHSPQTGLQYQGGVMQGQHYPQQGVYNPTSDPQRVTIKPEQFHPSMGASSSCQNTKTLHQHHHTGNIQGYPPQSQAQGLMGRSSNANCDFHHGQTGTQASLQQQSQTGSFPNSGGVSLGSLTESRRTQTPMHQMKEMMVRNYVQSQQALLWEQQQELSGKTDSLDLGGQTAMMQHSPQNQQANQMLYHGNTYQGYPNQSVMSPPHNRVPSSVPVKDHSCYGQDMVPRPPQGRKPLSRQNSLYSLGSPPQLSPIHSTTSPRRAVRLPPVQQQQQYSENFTNNNNPMYYTGQIHMHHDIEKTLESQDDPCLAQQHLTGMDPGEKPSSMVYSDPAPMSNALEHLDLENAQIDFASIIDDPEPSTYSPINPPMGHHPCSSQTSSRLTTPQTSITLPSGLSNMAIGDMTSMLTSLAGENKYLNTLS